One genomic window of Methanosalsum zhilinae DSM 4017 includes the following:
- a CDS encoding 3-isopropylmalate dehydratase large subunit, whose amino-acid sequence MSEKILSRASGKTAVANDFVMADIDYAMAHDGTSILAVKAFREMEVEKVWNTDKIVIPFDHLAPANSDTTASLQKDIRNWIHEQKIRNFYDIGNGICHQVLPEKGFAMPGKLIVGADSHSCTYGAFGAFGTGVGATDMAEIFASGKLWFRVPESIKITVEGNMNKHVCAKDLTLKVVGTVGSDGATYKALEFYGNTISDLSVSGRMTLCNMAIEMGAKTGIVPPDNKTLEYVKKRAVDEYDPVYADDDAIYAKEIHIDVEDLEPQIARPHEVDNVCGVSEVEGTRVDQVFIGTCTNGRLEDLEDAAAILEGKDVAVRTIVIPASRDIMIEATKNGTVEKLLEAGATFATPGCGPCLGGHMGVIGDGETCISTANRNFRGRMGKGGCIYLASPATAAASAVTGTITHPGNV is encoded by the coding sequence ATAAGTGAAAAGATACTTAGCAGAGCATCTGGAAAAACTGCAGTTGCAAATGATTTTGTAATGGCTGATATTGACTATGCTATGGCACACGACGGTACAAGCATACTAGCAGTTAAGGCCTTCAGGGAAATGGAAGTTGAAAAGGTATGGAATACAGACAAAATAGTGATTCCATTCGACCACCTTGCACCTGCAAATAGCGATACAACTGCATCCCTGCAAAAAGATATAAGAAACTGGATACATGAACAGAAAATCAGGAACTTTTATGATATTGGGAACGGTATCTGCCATCAGGTTCTTCCGGAAAAAGGATTTGCAATGCCTGGAAAGCTAATCGTAGGTGCCGACTCTCATTCCTGCACATATGGAGCTTTCGGTGCTTTTGGAACAGGAGTTGGAGCAACTGATATGGCAGAGATCTTTGCTTCCGGAAAACTCTGGTTCAGGGTCCCTGAATCTATAAAGATCACAGTTGAAGGAAATATGAATAAGCATGTATGTGCAAAAGATCTGACACTCAAAGTTGTTGGTACTGTAGGATCAGACGGAGCAACATATAAAGCCCTGGAATTTTATGGAAATACAATCAGCGATCTTTCAGTTTCAGGACGAATGACTCTGTGTAACATGGCAATTGAAATGGGAGCAAAAACAGGAATTGTGCCACCTGATAATAAAACATTAGAATATGTCAAAAAAAGAGCGGTGGATGAATATGATCCGGTGTATGCAGATGATGATGCAATCTATGCAAAAGAAATACACATAGATGTAGAAGACCTTGAGCCACAGATAGCCAGACCACATGAAGTAGATAATGTATGCGGTGTGTCAGAAGTGGAAGGCACCAGAGTGGATCAGGTATTTATTGGTACATGCACAAATGGAAGATTGGAGGATCTTGAAGACGCTGCCGCTATACTTGAAGGTAAAGATGTAGCAGTAAGAACAATAGTTATACCAGCTTCAAGAGATATTATGATCGAGGCTACCAAAAACGGCACAGTAGAAAAATTACTTGAAGCCGGAGCAACGTTTGCAACACCCGGATGTGGCCCCTGCCTTGGAGGTCATATGGGAGTTATAGGGGATGGAGAAACCTGCATATCCACCGCAAACAGAAATTTCAGGGGCCGTATGGGTAAAGGAGGATGCATATACCTGGCCTCACCAGCAACTGCTGCAGCTTCAGCAGTTACCGGAACAATTACTCATCCAGGAAATGTTTGA
- the hdrB gene encoding ferredoxin:CoB-CoM heterodisulfide reductase subunit HdrB — protein sequence MKQITDIPDKRILLFKSCLVSTEYPGIESSTKFLFDELGVDYHISDRQSCCTGLGYYFDLFDQMPTTAIAARNFAVARNAGYPNIATLCATCYAINKRSCKLLNSNEPVREKINSIFKDKELQHLEYTPESFHDVDNFYHVVEIIASKDDEIKSMRKIEFSGVRIATHHACHYYKVQYEDVTGNPEKIDLIDRIADACGGDVIDWYENRTLTCGAGFSQRYINRKTSLEVTHSKLESLKEMDVELVLHMCPNCQIQYDRYQPAVEKEFNTKYDIIHMNIAQFAALALGADPDSVCGFKAHSVPLDDFLKKMRITK from the coding sequence ATGAAACAGATTACAGATATACCTGATAAAAGAATACTGCTTTTTAAATCATGTCTTGTGAGTACCGAATATCCGGGTATTGAAAGTTCAACAAAGTTTCTTTTTGATGAGCTTGGTGTGGATTACCATATAAGTGACAGGCAGTCATGCTGCACCGGGCTTGGATATTATTTTGATCTATTTGACCAGATGCCAACAACGGCAATTGCAGCCAGGAATTTTGCAGTTGCCAGAAATGCCGGCTATCCAAACATCGCAACTCTCTGTGCTACATGTTATGCTATCAACAAGAGATCCTGCAAATTATTGAATAGCAATGAACCCGTCAGGGAGAAAATAAACAGCATATTTAAGGATAAAGAGCTTCAGCATCTTGAATACACTCCTGAAAGCTTCCATGATGTGGACAACTTCTATCACGTAGTTGAGATCATAGCCAGTAAAGATGATGAAATAAAGAGTATGAGGAAAATTGAGTTTTCAGGAGTGAGAATAGCTACACATCATGCATGCCATTATTATAAGGTTCAGTATGAAGATGTAACAGGAAATCCTGAAAAAATAGATCTTATTGATAGAATTGCAGATGCCTGTGGGGGAGATGTTATTGACTGGTATGAAAACAGAACACTCACCTGTGGCGCAGGATTCTCACAAAGATATATTAACAGAAAGACATCTCTGGAAGTAACACATTCAAAACTGGAAAGTCTTAAGGAAATGGATGTGGAACTGGTCCTCCACATGTGTCCAAACTGTCAGATACAGTATGACAGATATCAGCCAGCCGTTGAAAAAGAGTTCAACACAAAATATGATATTATTCATATGAATATAGCTCAATTTGCAGCACTTGCGCTTGGTGCAGATCCGGATAGTGTTTGTGGATTTAAAGCTCATTCAGTCCCACTGGATGATTTTCTCAAAAAAATGAGAATAACCAAATAA
- the hdrC gene encoding ferredoxin:CoB-CoM heterodisulfide reductase subunit HdrC — MTEDLTDIPEAKSLVDTIKRSIRTSDNIGIDRCIQCGVCTSSCPATRFTDYNPREVVKRVIENDHSIIKDDIIWSCFYCYSCNMRCPRNNSPSQVVQVLKQLAIKDSIGLDKIEVLFEYADTFAEQGISKIPDPYVDQMEEDFGKFWLEFRDNLDSMRRNLGLGDIGVKDGGRNEIHQILEGVRFYDRLEKLKRDADKMSSQKDRK, encoded by the coding sequence ATGACTGAGGATCTTACAGACATACCTGAGGCAAAATCACTTGTAGATACCATTAAAAGAAGCATACGGACTTCAGACAATATAGGAATTGACCGATGTATACAATGCGGAGTATGCACCTCTTCGTGTCCTGCAACCAGATTTACAGACTACAATCCAAGAGAAGTTGTAAAAAGAGTAATTGAGAATGACCATTCTATCATTAAAGACGACATTATCTGGAGTTGTTTCTACTGTTATAGCTGTAATATGAGATGTCCAAGAAACAACAGTCCGTCACAGGTGGTACAGGTGCTCAAACAACTTGCCATCAAAGACTCGATTGGTCTTGATAAGATAGAGGTGCTTTTTGAGTATGCAGATACTTTTGCAGAACAGGGTATAAGCAAGATTCCGGATCCCTATGTAGATCAAATGGAAGAAGACTTTGGCAAGTTCTGGCTGGAATTTAGGGACAATCTTGACAGCATGAGGAGAAATCTGGGTCTTGGAGATATAGGAGTAAAAGATGGAGGAAGAAATGAAATACACCAGATACTGGAAGGTGTGCGATTTTACGACAGGCTGGAGAAGCTGAAAAGAGATGCTGATAAAATGTCATCTCAAAAAGATAGGAAGTGA
- the hdrA gene encoding ferredoxin:CoB-CoM heterodisulfide reductase subunit HdrA, whose translation MNSATEKTGVFICHCGGNISDIINIETVKKEIHKSDNIKFFNYDYLCSNIGQNLIKKSAYEHSLNKIVIGACTPSKHDKLFKKCARECNINQSFVEIANLREQCSWVHTEEKNATEKAINLIQSKIERLKYSQPLSGAQIPINANAMVIGGGIAGITAAINLANNGIRTYIVEKETSIGGNVARIGKIFSPEKLAEECAMCSLSPLMNEIEFHDNITLYSHSEIEKISGNAGNFVATIRKKARYVNDSCMACGKCSEVCPVIVENQFNCGARDKKAISLKFAQAVPQTYNISRDHCRELNGIKCRRCFNACRIKAIDFDQKDETIEIETGTIITSTGFEEYDASKKAQYGYGRYDNVVTQMELARILGINGPTGGKLLKPSDEKIPENIVMIQCVGSRDEKPSANKYCSRYCCMAALKHASLIKKKYPDSKITICYIDIRAFGMYENYYREVQNIGISFIRGRPAEIVQKPDKSLVVKVEDTLTQRLKDIKADLVVLSAAMEPSQGTKSIASKLGTATGEDGFIRERHSKLKPVDTSKDGIFVCGTAQAPKDITDTIAQAGLAAARAREFISAGVISLSPETATINYSICDHCGQCLKCPFDAIWINDSGKIEIDQVACKGCGYCTGQCPSDAIHIEGYTNRQIMAEVEGLLEKNDILVFASSNIAYTTIDSIGNSALKYPSEIKVIRVPTTTIVNQLLISHAFRQGASEVLLLEDPPDSSLGAHIFPLAESNFEKLKQDLDYPDNFYFKKAYIPYYSGICDVFNSLVEKRREHND comes from the coding sequence ATGAATAGCGCAACTGAAAAAACAGGCGTGTTTATCTGCCATTGCGGAGGAAATATTTCAGATATAATTAACATTGAAACTGTAAAAAAAGAGATACATAAATCTGATAATATCAAATTTTTTAATTATGATTATCTTTGTTCAAATATCGGCCAGAATCTGATTAAAAAAAGCGCTTATGAACATTCACTTAATAAAATAGTCATCGGTGCCTGTACTCCCTCAAAACATGATAAATTATTCAAAAAATGTGCCAGGGAATGCAATATCAATCAATCATTTGTTGAAATAGCCAATCTGCGTGAACAATGTTCCTGGGTACATACAGAAGAAAAAAATGCAACAGAAAAGGCCATAAATCTTATTCAAAGTAAGATAGAGAGATTAAAGTATTCTCAGCCCCTGTCAGGAGCCCAGATTCCAATCAACGCAAATGCCATGGTTATAGGTGGAGGCATCGCAGGAATAACTGCTGCAATAAACCTTGCAAATAACGGAATACGCACATATATCGTCGAAAAGGAAACATCCATTGGAGGAAACGTTGCCAGAATCGGAAAAATCTTCTCACCTGAGAAACTTGCAGAAGAATGTGCAATGTGCTCTCTCAGCCCCCTTATGAACGAGATTGAATTCCATGACAATATTACTCTCTATTCTCATTCAGAAATTGAAAAAATAAGCGGGAATGCCGGCAATTTTGTAGCCACCATCAGGAAAAAGGCCAGATACGTAAACGATAGCTGTATGGCTTGTGGAAAATGCAGTGAAGTGTGTCCCGTTATTGTTGAAAATCAATTTAACTGCGGAGCAAGGGACAAAAAAGCAATATCTTTAAAATTTGCACAGGCAGTACCTCAGACATATAATATATCCAGAGACCATTGCAGAGAACTCAATGGAATCAAATGCAGACGATGCTTCAATGCATGCAGGATCAAAGCCATTGACTTTGATCAAAAAGATGAAACTATCGAAATTGAGACAGGCACAATAATCACATCAACCGGCTTTGAAGAATATGATGCATCAAAAAAGGCACAGTACGGATATGGAAGGTACGACAACGTTGTAACTCAGATGGAACTGGCAAGAATACTTGGAATCAACGGTCCTACCGGAGGAAAACTGCTAAAGCCTTCTGATGAAAAGATTCCCGAGAATATTGTTATGATTCAGTGTGTTGGCTCCCGGGATGAAAAACCTTCTGCTAACAAATATTGCTCACGTTACTGCTGTATGGCTGCACTAAAACATGCTTCCCTCATAAAGAAAAAATACCCGGACTCGAAAATAACTATCTGCTACATAGATATCCGGGCATTTGGGATGTATGAAAACTATTATAGAGAAGTACAGAACATTGGAATATCCTTCATAAGGGGAAGACCTGCAGAAATTGTGCAAAAGCCGGATAAGAGCCTGGTCGTAAAGGTCGAAGATACCCTGACTCAAAGATTAAAGGATATTAAAGCTGACCTTGTTGTGCTTTCCGCAGCTATGGAACCATCCCAGGGGACAAAGAGCATAGCCAGCAAACTGGGTACTGCAACAGGAGAAGATGGATTTATTCGCGAAAGGCATTCCAAACTCAAGCCTGTTGACACTTCAAAAGATGGGATTTTTGTATGTGGCACTGCCCAGGCTCCAAAGGATATTACCGATACAATAGCACAGGCAGGACTTGCTGCAGCACGCGCACGTGAATTTATATCAGCCGGTGTGATCAGCCTAAGTCCTGAAACAGCCACGATAAATTATTCAATATGTGACCATTGCGGACAATGTCTGAAATGCCCTTTTGACGCAATATGGATTAACGACTCAGGTAAAATTGAAATTGATCAAGTAGCATGCAAAGGATGCGGATATTGTACCGGTCAGTGCCCTTCAGATGCAATTCATATAGAGGGCTATACGAACAGGCAGATCATGGCAGAAGTTGAAGGTCTCTTGGAAAAGAATGACATCCTGGTCTTTGCAAGTTCCAATATAGCCTACACAACGATTGATAGCATAGGAAACAGTGCACTCAAATACCCATCTGAGATCAAAGTTATCCGGGTCCCGACAACAACCATTGTCAATCAACTGCTCATTTCACATGCTTTCAGGCAAGGTGCCTCAGAAGTTCTTCTGTTAGAAGATCCTCCGGACAGCTCTCTGGGAGCGCATATTTTTCCCCTTGCTGAATCCAATTTTGAAAAATTGAAACAGGATCTGGATTATCCGGATAATTTTTACTTTAAAAAGGCATACATACCCTATTATTCAGGAATATGTGATGTTTTCAATTCCCTTGTAGAAAAAAGGAGAGAACATAATGACTGA
- a CDS encoding transcriptional regulator: MMVHIGDHVTDKQVPNLGETEYEMVELLRKLNMTRPIALSLVCLSTREEITSREIEMVSNLRQPEVSIAMRYLRDNNWVDIREEKKTEGKGRPIKLYRLVVPLDNIIESIENEIMSEKKSVLENIQRLKDLS; this comes from the coding sequence ATGATGGTGCATATTGGTGATCACGTGACAGACAAGCAAGTGCCGAACTTGGGTGAAACAGAGTATGAAATGGTTGAACTTTTAAGAAAGCTGAACATGACAAGACCTATTGCCTTAAGCCTGGTTTGTTTATCTACCAGAGAAGAGATCACATCCCGGGAAATTGAGATGGTGTCCAATCTAAGACAGCCTGAAGTAAGCATTGCCATGAGATATCTGCGGGATAACAACTGGGTGGATATCAGGGAAGAGAAAAAAACAGAAGGTAAAGGTCGGCCAATTAAATTATACCGGCTTGTAGTACCCCTTGACAACATCATTGAATCAATTGAAAATGAGATAATGTCTGAAAAAAAATCAGTTCTTGAGAACATACAGAGACTAAAAGACCTTTCCTGA
- a CDS encoding ribonuclease III domain-containing protein, translating into MGIDNEIMVKDNIEDIIGYPFKNKRLLEQALTTTAYSNENCCNDQSELQTIGDAVIKLVLTELAMIEKGNTTRHLITVCRINQEDKTGLAKVARDLKIEPFIKLGIGQKKQNHGNSDHVLAETLEAVAGAIYIDGGFDKTKDIMKKWFED; encoded by the coding sequence ATGGGAATAGACAATGAAATAATGGTAAAAGATAATATTGAAGATATTATAGGGTACCCTTTCAAAAATAAAAGACTTTTAGAGCAAGCACTTACTACAACAGCCTATTCTAATGAGAATTGTTGCAATGATCAAAGCGAACTCCAGACAATAGGGGATGCAGTAATAAAACTTGTTTTAACTGAACTGGCGATGATAGAAAAAGGAAATACAACACGACATTTGATCACGGTTTGTAGGATAAATCAAGAAGATAAGACAGGTCTGGCTAAAGTTGCCCGAGATCTTAAAATTGAACCTTTTATAAAACTTGGAATAGGGCAAAAAAAACAAAACCATGGAAATAGTGACCACGTGCTCGCTGAAACTTTGGAAGCAGTTGCTGGTGCTATATATATTGATGGAGGATTTGACAAAACTAAGGATATCATGAAAAAGTGGTTTGAAGACTAG
- a CDS encoding type I restriction-modification system subunit M, giving the protein MSENTSSIVSKVWNFCNVLRDGGVSYGDYLEQLTYLIFLKMADEYRKPPYNRDIGIPEEYSWESLKQKKGAELDTHYKKLLDELSRKPGMLGQIFLKAQNKISDPAMLYKIIDMIDKEKWAMMEVDTKGEIYEGLLQKNAEDTKSGAGQYFTPRPLIKAMVECIGPEPMKTIGDPCCGTGGFFLGAYDFITSNYKLDREQKRFLKDKTFSGNEIVAGTRRLALMNLFLHNIGEIDGEPMISNTDALIADPGIRYDYVLTNPPFGKKSSMTFTNEEGELEREDLTYNRQDFWVTSSNKQLNFVQHIRTILKPGGQAAVVLPDNVLFEGGAGETVRKKLLETTDLHTILRLPTGIFYAHGVKANVVFFESKPASKDPWTKEVWIYDYRTNVHHTLKKNPMKYQDLEDFIKCYHPENRHNREETWSEENPNGRFRKFSYDEIIARDKTSLDIFWLKDESLADLENLPDPDVLANEIIENLESAVESFKEIMEEINGNRQ; this is encoded by the coding sequence ATGTCTGAAAACACATCATCAATTGTTTCTAAGGTTTGGAATTTCTGTAATGTTCTTCGTGATGGAGGTGTGAGTTATGGTGATTATCTTGAACAGCTCACGTACCTCATATTTCTCAAGATGGCAGATGAGTACAGGAAACCACCCTACAATAGAGACATCGGGATTCCTGAAGAGTATAGCTGGGAGAGTCTGAAACAGAAGAAAGGTGCTGAGCTGGACACTCATTACAAGAAATTGCTTGATGAATTAAGTCGCAAGCCAGGTATGCTTGGCCAGATCTTTCTCAAAGCCCAGAATAAGATCAGTGACCCTGCAATGCTTTACAAGATCATTGATATGATTGATAAGGAAAAATGGGCGATGATGGAAGTAGATACTAAAGGTGAGATCTATGAAGGGCTTTTGCAGAAAAATGCTGAAGATACTAAAAGTGGAGCGGGTCAATATTTCACTCCTCGACCTCTTATCAAGGCAATGGTTGAGTGTATAGGGCCTGAACCGATGAAAACAATCGGTGATCCTTGCTGTGGAACTGGTGGGTTCTTCCTGGGAGCTTATGATTTCATCACTTCCAATTACAAACTGGATAGAGAACAAAAGAGGTTTCTTAAAGACAAAACATTCTCAGGAAATGAGATAGTTGCTGGTACCCGAAGACTTGCCCTGATGAATTTATTCCTGCACAACATTGGGGAGATTGATGGAGAACCAATGATCTCCAATACTGATGCACTTATTGCAGATCCAGGAATCCGTTATGACTATGTTCTCACAAATCCTCCATTCGGAAAAAAAAGCAGTATGACTTTTACAAATGAAGAAGGTGAGTTGGAGAGAGAAGATTTAACATACAATCGCCAGGACTTCTGGGTCACATCAAGCAATAAGCAATTGAATTTTGTACAGCATATTCGAACCATTCTAAAGCCTGGTGGCCAAGCTGCTGTGGTACTTCCAGATAATGTACTGTTTGAAGGTGGGGCTGGAGAAACAGTCCGCAAAAAGTTACTTGAAACTACTGATCTGCATACTATACTTCGTCTCCCAACCGGGATTTTTTATGCACATGGTGTAAAAGCCAATGTTGTCTTCTTTGAATCAAAACCTGCATCAAAGGATCCCTGGACCAAGGAAGTTTGGATTTATGATTATCGAACAAACGTTCATCATACTTTGAAGAAAAATCCAATGAAATACCAGGATCTTGAAGATTTTATTAAGTGCTACCACCCAGAGAACAGACATAACAGGGAAGAAACATGGAGTGAAGAGAATCCAAATGGAAGATTCCGCAAATTTAGTTATGATGAAATTATAGCAAGGGACAAAACAAGCCTGGATATATTCTGGTTAAAAGATGAAAGTCTTGCAGATCTTGAGAACCTGCCAGATCCTGATGTTCTGGCCAACGAGATAATTGAAAATCTGGAGTCGGCTGTTGAAAGTTTTAAGGAAATAATGGAAGAGATTAATGGGAATAGACAATGA
- a CDS encoding restriction endonuclease subunit S — translation MISGKTWVNNHAHILRFYFDNKYLLHYLNQFNFHGYVSGTTRLKLTQGSLRKIPIEIAPLPEQRAIVSKLEQLLSELDNGITNLKLAQEQLKVYRQAVLKKAFLGLNKILFSELLETSQNGIAKRSGKAGFDFKVLRLADIDDMTISYDNPRCIKLTSSEIQKYKLLKNDLACIRVNGSKNLVGRLILVNENDDNNDWAFCDHFIRISLKNSKAISKFYFYYFQTMEVRKYIHENMVSSAGQNTVSQNTIKSVLVPFTSLPEQQEVVKEIETRLSVCDKVEKDIEENLEKAEALRQSILKRAFEGKLLNEKELEDVRSAPDWEPAEVLLERIKAESNKTK, via the coding sequence TTGATTTCTGGAAAAACTTGGGTCAATAACCATGCCCATATTTTAAGATTCTATTTTGATAATAAATACTTGCTTCACTATTTAAATCAATTTAACTTCCATGGATATGTATCCGGAACTACAAGGTTAAAATTAACTCAGGGGTCATTACGTAAAATTCCAATTGAAATTGCTCCACTCCCCGAACAGCGCGCCATAGTCTCCAAGCTCGAACAGCTTTTGAGCGAACTCGACAATGGCATTACCAATCTCAAACTAGCACAGGAACAGCTCAAGGTTTACAGGCAGGCGGTGCTTAAGAAAGCATTTTTAGGGCTTAACAAAATACTATTTTCAGAATTACTTGAAACATCTCAAAATGGAATCGCAAAAAGAAGTGGAAAGGCTGGCTTTGATTTTAAAGTATTGCGTTTAGCAGACATTGATGATATGACAATAAGCTATGATAATCCACGATGCATAAAATTAACCTCTTCAGAAATTCAAAAGTATAAGCTTCTTAAAAATGACTTAGCCTGCATTAGGGTTAATGGAAGTAAAAATTTAGTTGGTAGACTTATTCTTGTAAATGAAAACGATGACAATAACGACTGGGCTTTTTGTGACCATTTCATACGCATCTCTCTTAAAAATTCCAAAGCAATATCTAAATTCTACTTCTACTACTTTCAAACAATGGAAGTTAGGAAATATATTCATGAGAATATGGTTTCATCTGCCGGACAAAACACAGTTAGTCAGAATACAATTAAATCAGTGTTAGTACCATTTACATCTCTTCCCGAACAACAAGAAGTAGTTAAAGAAATCGAAACTCGTCTATCAGTCTGTGATAAGGTAGAGAAAGATATTGAAGAGAATCTTGAGAAAGCTGAAGCTTTAAGACAGAGTATTCTAAAAAGAGCTTTTGAAGGTAAGTTACTCAATGAGAAGGAGTTGGAAGATGTTAGGAGTGCACCTGATTGGGAGCCAGCTGAAGTATTACTTGAACGGATTAAAGCTGAAAGTAATAAAACAAAATAA
- a CDS encoding phage/plasmid primase, P4 family, translating into MITPEYARHYTHKLGWVVHPLSSWNSKKNSPGKSPTTKNWSKSKKPLTDNKINLFFELEKDSNIGLVAGEASGVTVIDFDDLTFWSHLTDGVDTENWIISKRTDGRCHFFFKYDPDLLQTTGGGYIKIDILSDNKNGGGSNVVLPPSKHASGDIYEFNKIPEEPDDIPTMPEKFKEELLKLLEFDNNLKISIQNSRSWIEDFIRKGETPHGGDGRRLMLALCTELLYNGLTKDEIHFVAILIYGDEYDKSRTSQELKYIEGKPWKSTTLIGEFPEYCNEENTRMTFNMNFYFEKKKGLSVKALAEDIMDVHSFMTFIDQIYVYKNGVYVPNGEHTVEAEVQLRLGDKSRKTHINEVLNFIRIATRTDRNDLIHDTRYINVKNGILDRKQKKLLPHSPDFKSVDQIPANFNPKAKCPAIERFFRDVLRPEDIQAMFEWFGYCLVPDTRMQKAVLMIGEGANGKSVMIHLLVSFIGKENASFQSLHNLEQNRYATAELNGKLINVHPDLSSSTIREVSIFKELTGNEYFITAEKKYFHPFEFRNTARLTFSANRAPKIASSQGDGDYSFHRRLMIFPFDNIFEGSNIDLNLQEKLTTENELSGLLNLTLEALDRLEANDTFSYERSVKETQRNYNMNSDSIALFCDERVEACEGVHTPKDDVYQAYKSWCDDDNIKPKKKNTFCKVMQKLGYEQIRTYIKGENKRIMCYRDFSLARGETKSL; encoded by the coding sequence ATGATTACTCCTGAATATGCAAGGCATTACACTCACAAATTGGGTTGGGTAGTTCATCCATTAAGCTCTTGGAACTCAAAAAAGAATTCACCGGGCAAATCTCCAACTACCAAGAATTGGTCTAAATCGAAAAAACCACTTACAGACAACAAAATAAACCTTTTTTTTGAATTGGAGAAAGATTCTAATATAGGGCTTGTAGCTGGAGAAGCTAGTGGTGTGACGGTTATTGACTTTGATGATTTAACTTTTTGGAGTCATTTAACAGATGGGGTGGATACAGAAAATTGGATTATATCAAAGCGTACTGATGGTCGTTGTCATTTTTTTTTCAAATACGACCCAGATTTGTTACAGACTACTGGTGGTGGATATATTAAGATAGATATCTTAAGTGATAACAAAAATGGAGGGGGATCAAATGTTGTCCTCCCACCTTCAAAGCATGCTTCAGGAGATATTTATGAGTTTAATAAAATTCCTGAAGAGCCGGATGATATCCCAACTATGCCGGAAAAATTCAAAGAAGAGTTACTGAAATTGCTGGAATTTGACAATAACTTAAAGATTTCAATACAAAATTCTAGAAGTTGGATTGAAGATTTTATCAGGAAAGGCGAGACACCACATGGAGGCGATGGTCGTAGATTGATGCTTGCTTTGTGCACTGAACTATTATACAATGGTCTAACTAAAGATGAAATACATTTTGTGGCTATTCTAATCTATGGAGATGAGTATGATAAGTCAAGAACGTCTCAGGAGTTAAAATATATTGAGGGTAAGCCCTGGAAATCGACAACCTTGATTGGGGAGTTCCCTGAATATTGCAATGAAGAAAACACTCGAATGACTTTTAATATGAATTTTTACTTCGAAAAGAAAAAAGGTCTATCTGTCAAAGCTCTTGCCGAAGATATAATGGATGTTCACTCATTTATGACCTTCATCGACCAGATTTATGTCTACAAAAATGGTGTGTATGTACCTAATGGTGAACATACGGTAGAAGCAGAGGTTCAGTTAAGACTTGGGGATAAAAGTCGTAAAACTCATATTAATGAAGTTTTGAATTTTATCAGAATTGCTACTAGAACCGATAGAAATGACCTGATTCATGACACTCGATACATTAACGTGAAAAATGGAATATTAGACAGAAAGCAGAAGAAGCTTTTACCACATAGTCCAGACTTTAAGTCTGTGGATCAAATTCCAGCTAACTTTAATCCAAAAGCCAAATGTCCGGCTATTGAGAGGTTTTTCCGAGATGTTCTGAGGCCGGAGGACATTCAGGCCATGTTTGAATGGTTTGGATATTGTTTAGTTCCTGATACGAGAATGCAAAAGGCCGTTTTGATGATTGGCGAGGGGGCAAATGGCAAGTCTGTGATGATACATTTACTGGTGTCTTTTATTGGTAAAGAAAATGCTAGTTTCCAATCACTGCATAATTTAGAACAGAACAGATACGCTACTGCTGAACTCAATGGGAAATTGATTAATGTCCATCCAGACCTTTCATCAAGCACAATTCGTGAGGTATCTATTTTCAAAGAACTCACCGGAAATGAGTATTTTATCACAGCTGAGAAGAAATATTTCCATCCGTTTGAATTCAGGAATACAGCACGACTAACCTTTTCAGCAAATCGGGCTCCAAAAATTGCTAGTTCTCAAGGTGATGGTGATTATTCTTTTCATAGAAGACTTATGATATTTCCCTTTGACAACATCTTTGAAGGATCTAATATTGATTTAAATCTACAAGAGAAGCTAACCACGGAAAATGAACTATCCGGCCTATTAAATTTAACACTTGAAGCATTGGACAGGCTGGAAGCTAATGACACGTTCTCTTATGAGCGATCGGTCAAGGAAACTCAGCGGAATTATAATATGAATTCGGACTCTATTGCTTTGTTTTGTGATGAGCGTGTGGAGGCTTGTGAAGGGGTTCACACTCCAAAAGATGATGTCTATCAGGCTTATAAGAGCTGGTGTGATGATGATAATATCAAGCCTAAAAAGAAGAATACTTTTTGTAAAGTCATGCAAAAATTAGGGTATGAGCAGATAAGAACTTACATTAAGGGAGAAAACAAGAGGATAATGTGCTATCGGGACTTTAGCTTGGCCAGGGGTGAAACTAAAAGCCTCTGA